A stretch of the Anaerolineales bacterium genome encodes the following:
- the ald gene encoding alanine dehydrogenase — protein sequence MIVGILKEIKAEEHRVCMTPAGVEVLRQNGHAVLVEASAGVGSGYSDADYAAHGAEIVLSAKEIFARAEMVMHVKEPLPSEYGLIRKDQIVFTYLHLAAAEGLTRALIASDSVDIAYETIQKADGSLPLLTPMSEVAGRMAIQQGAKYLEMTQGGDGILLGGVPGVDPGMVLILGGGVVGINAAKMACGLGARVYVLDTDLDRLRYLSDVMPSNCFLLMSNPAAIRDLITRADVVIGAVLIPGAKAPKLITRDLLKTMKKGAVLVDVAIDQGGCFETSKPTTHSNPIYIVDGVIHYCVANMPGAVPKTSTQALTNATLPFALEIANLGWRNAMKENAEIRPGANVVNGKITCKGVADAFGMEYTPIEGLL from the coding sequence ATGATTGTCGGCATACTCAAGGAAATTAAAGCGGAAGAACACCGGGTGTGCATGACTCCGGCCGGGGTGGAAGTCCTCCGGCAGAACGGTCACGCGGTGCTGGTCGAAGCTTCCGCCGGAGTGGGCAGCGGATATTCGGACGCGGACTACGCCGCGCATGGCGCGGAGATCGTGCTCAGCGCCAAGGAGATCTTCGCCCGGGCCGAGATGGTGATGCACGTCAAAGAGCCGCTCCCAAGCGAATACGGACTGATCCGCAAGGACCAGATCGTCTTCACCTACCTTCATCTGGCCGCGGCCGAAGGGTTGACCCGCGCGCTGATCGCATCCGACTCGGTGGACATCGCCTACGAGACCATCCAGAAAGCTGACGGATCCCTGCCGCTGCTGACGCCGATGAGCGAGGTGGCCGGGCGGATGGCGATCCAGCAGGGCGCCAAATACCTGGAGATGACCCAGGGCGGGGACGGCATCCTGCTTGGCGGGGTGCCCGGGGTGGATCCGGGGATGGTGCTGATCCTCGGCGGGGGAGTGGTCGGGATTAACGCCGCCAAGATGGCCTGCGGGCTCGGGGCGCGCGTATACGTGCTGGATACCGACCTCGACCGGCTGCGCTACCTGAGCGATGTGATGCCGAGCAATTGTTTTCTGCTGATGTCGAACCCGGCCGCGATCCGCGACCTGATCACCCGCGCGGATGTGGTCATCGGCGCGGTGCTGATCCCCGGCGCCAAGGCCCCCAAGTTGATCACCCGCGACTTGCTCAAGACGATGAAGAAAGGGGCGGTTCTGGTGGATGTCGCGATCGACCAGGGCGGGTGTTTCGAGACCTCCAAGCCCACGACCCACAGCAATCCGATCTATATCGTCGACGGGGTCATCCATTACTGCGTGGCCAACATGCCCGGCGCGGTGCCCAAGACCTCGACCCAGGCGCTGACCAACGCCACGCTGCCGTTTGCGCTCGAGATCGCCAACCTCGGCTGGCGGAATGCGATGAAGGAAAACGCGGAGATCCGGCCCGGCGCGAACGTGGTCAACGGGAAAATCACCTGCAAGGGCGTGGCGGATGCGTTCGGAATGGAATACACGCCGATCGAGGGATTGTTGTAG